One stretch of Cohnella algarum DNA includes these proteins:
- a CDS encoding aspartate/glutamate racemase family protein produces MKTVVAVYTGQGLADPLKAVFKEVLPDVRLVNIIDDSLIGDVVKAGSVPPGVARRLVQYFHHGEELGADVILNTCSSVGEAADDARKLIGIPIVKIDDAMAAKAASAYGRVAVLATLPSTLRPTMRLIERKAAEAGREVALVNGLAAGAFEALTGGNPEEHDRILLETALRVAQDADAIVLAQGSMARMEKALAEATGKPVLSSPRLGVEQVKETLERLSRGEPAGQGGTEGAADRRSGKRRPTAPPRASAPNSAAGRRRFADRFGAEQPDRGSGALRPS; encoded by the coding sequence ATGAAAACCGTTGTTGCCGTCTATACGGGCCAGGGGTTGGCCGATCCGTTGAAGGCCGTTTTCAAAGAGGTGCTGCCGGACGTACGGCTGGTCAACATTATCGACGATTCCCTCATCGGGGACGTCGTCAAGGCGGGGAGCGTTCCCCCGGGGGTTGCGCGCAGGCTGGTGCAATATTTTCATCACGGCGAGGAGCTGGGCGCCGACGTGATCTTGAATACGTGCTCGTCGGTCGGCGAAGCGGCCGACGACGCGCGCAAGCTGATCGGCATCCCGATCGTCAAAATCGACGACGCGATGGCCGCCAAAGCGGCCTCGGCGTACGGCCGAGTCGCCGTTTTGGCCACGCTGCCGTCGACGCTTCGGCCGACGATGCGCCTGATCGAGAGGAAAGCGGCCGAAGCGGGGCGCGAGGTCGCGCTCGTGAACGGGCTTGCGGCGGGAGCGTTCGAAGCGCTGACCGGCGGGAACCCGGAGGAGCACGACCGCATTTTGCTCGAGACCGCGCTGCGCGTCGCGCAGGATGCGGATGCGATCGTGCTCGCGCAAGGCTCGATGGCGCGGATGGAGAAGGCGCTGGCCGAGGCGACGGGCAAGCCGGTGCTGTCCAGTCCGCGGCTCGGCGTCGAGCAGGTGAAAGAGACGCTGGAACGGCTGAGCCGGGGGGAGCCTGCCGGGCAAGGCGGCACGGAAGGGGCGGCGGACAGGAGGAGCGGCAAGCGACGTCCGACAGCGCCGCCCCGCGCTTCGGCGCCGAACTCGGCGGCGGGCAGGCGCCGGTTTGCTGATCGGTTCGGTGCGGAGCAACCGGATCGCGGGTCAGGCGCCTTGCGACCGAGTTAA
- a CDS encoding four-carbon acid sugar kinase family protein translates to MEENEAIRPGPGPDPGPGAESKRRRRPICYYGDDFTGSTDVLEALFRSGLKSVLFLEPPTEEQLAGPFADAEAFGVAGVGRSMSPDEMERELRPIFETLKRSGAAIVHYKICSTFDSSPGTGSIGKAAEIGRDIFGGRYVPLLAGVPYLGRYTLFGHHFAAAGEAVYRLDRHPTMSRHPVTPMAESDLRLHLSGQTKLRTALMDILALDGAVEDVRARLEARLKAESPDIVLFDAFDEERLRTAGRLILEEAERSDALFVVGSSGVEYALGACWREDGGPGGPAALAADAKNGGVQAGNRERQAVGSVDRLLVVSGSCSPVTEKQIAQALDAGFVGIRVPAHELIRPDSAEAARLRLLEEAKSRLLAGRSVVLYSASGPGDPSIAELRRALEGQGMRAEDSSRVLGAELGSLTRTLAAETELKRVLIAGGDTSGYVTRELGIYALECVSALAPGAPLCRAFSNDSAFDGLELVLKGGQVGGDRFFEKVRRGE, encoded by the coding sequence ATGGAAGAAAACGAAGCGATACGCCCGGGGCCGGGTCCGGATCCAGGGCCGGGTGCGGAAAGCAAGCGTCGCCGGCGGCCGATTTGCTATTACGGCGACGATTTTACCGGGTCGACGGACGTGCTGGAGGCGCTGTTCCGGTCCGGGCTGAAATCGGTGTTGTTTTTGGAGCCGCCGACCGAGGAACAGCTTGCCGGGCCGTTTGCCGATGCGGAAGCCTTCGGCGTGGCCGGCGTCGGCCGGTCGATGTCGCCGGACGAGATGGAGCGCGAATTGCGGCCGATTTTCGAAACGCTGAAGCGCTCGGGCGCGGCGATCGTGCATTACAAAATCTGCTCCACGTTCGATTCGTCGCCCGGCACGGGCAGCATCGGCAAGGCGGCGGAGATCGGGCGCGATATTTTCGGCGGCCGTTATGTTCCGCTGCTTGCGGGCGTGCCGTACTTGGGCCGATATACGCTGTTCGGCCACCATTTCGCGGCGGCGGGCGAGGCCGTGTACCGGCTTGACCGCCATCCGACGATGTCCCGCCACCCGGTGACGCCGATGGCGGAGTCGGATTTGCGCCTTCATCTGTCCGGGCAGACGAAGCTGAGGACGGCGCTGATGGACATTTTGGCGTTGGACGGGGCCGTCGAAGACGTGCGCGCCCGCCTCGAAGCGCGGCTTAAAGCCGAATCGCCGGACATCGTCCTGTTCGACGCCTTCGACGAGGAGCGCCTGCGGACGGCGGGACGCCTGATCCTGGAGGAGGCCGAACGTTCGGACGCCTTGTTCGTCGTCGGTTCTTCCGGCGTCGAGTATGCGCTCGGCGCCTGCTGGCGGGAAGACGGGGGCCCTGGCGGGCCCGCAGCTCTCGCGGCGGATGCGAAGAACGGCGGAGTTCAGGCCGGAAACCGGGAGCGACAAGCCGTCGGCTCCGTCGACCGGCTCCTTGTCGTCTCCGGCAGCTGCTCCCCGGTAACGGAGAAGCAGATCGCTCAAGCCCTGGACGCCGGCTTTGTCGGCATTCGGGTGCCGGCGCACGAGCTGATCCGTCCGGACAGCGCCGAAGCGGCGAGGCTGCGGCTGCTGGAGGAGGCGAAGTCTCGGCTGCTCGCGGGCCGCAGCGTCGTGCTGTACTCCGCCTCCGGCCCCGGCGACCCGAGCATCGCCGAGCTTCGTCGGGCGCTCGAGGGCCAGGGCATGCGAGCCGAGGACAGCAGCCGCGTGCTCGGGGCGGAGCTGGGCTCGCTGACCCGGACGCTTGCGGCGGAAACGGAACTGAAGCGCGTGCTCATCGCAGGCGGAGACACGTCCGGCTACGTCACCCGGGAGCTTGGCATCTACGCGCTCGAATGCGTGTCCGCGCTCGCCCCGGGCGCTCCGCTGTGCCGGGCTTTTTCGAACGACTCTGCGTTCGACGGCCTGGAGCTGGTGCTGAAGGGCGGGCAGGTCGGCGGAGACCGTTTTTTCGAAAAAGTGCGGCGAGGGGAATAG
- a CDS encoding ribulose-bisphosphate carboxylase large subunit family protein — protein sequence MSEERVKAVYLAETPFSLEKAAEIIAGEQSTGTFTAVPGETEALKEKHAARVEAVETLEETDAPSLPGAKLPKAHDGKYRRGKITVSFPLRNFGPSIPNLMSAVAGNLYELQELSGLRLVDLELPAAFASRYPGPKFGIEGTRRLTGVYDRPILGTIVKPSVGLSPEELGKLVYDLALAGMDFIKDDELNANPPYFPLEQKVKTVMEAVERAADATGRKLMYAFNITGDIDELRANHDLVVSSGGTCVMVSILSVGLAGLAHLNGYSEVPIHGHRNQWGMMTRAPLLGFEFTAYQKLCRLAGADQLHVNGLNSKFYESNESVLRSIAACTTPLFGDYLAMPVVSSAQWAGTAPATYEATGSVDVMHLAGGGMLAHPDGPAAGFESMKLGWEAAVKGIPLDEYARSHPSLRRAIEKYGKG from the coding sequence ATGAGCGAGGAGCGCGTAAAGGCGGTTTATTTGGCGGAGACGCCTTTTTCGCTGGAAAAGGCGGCGGAAATTATCGCCGGGGAGCAGTCGACCGGGACGTTTACGGCGGTGCCCGGCGAAACGGAGGCGCTGAAGGAGAAGCATGCCGCCCGAGTGGAAGCGGTGGAGACGCTGGAGGAGACGGACGCGCCTTCGCTGCCCGGCGCCAAGCTGCCGAAGGCGCATGACGGGAAGTACCGGCGGGGAAAAATCACGGTCTCGTTCCCGCTGCGCAATTTCGGCCCGTCGATTCCGAACCTGATGTCGGCGGTAGCGGGCAATTTGTACGAGCTGCAGGAGCTGTCCGGCCTTCGGCTCGTCGATTTGGAGCTGCCCGCGGCGTTCGCGTCCCGTTATCCGGGACCGAAATTCGGCATCGAAGGCACGCGGCGGCTGACGGGCGTTTACGATCGTCCGATTCTCGGCACGATCGTAAAGCCGAGCGTCGGCTTGTCGCCGGAGGAGTTGGGCAAGCTCGTCTACGATTTGGCGCTCGCCGGCATGGATTTTATCAAGGATGACGAGCTGAACGCCAATCCGCCGTATTTTCCGCTGGAACAAAAGGTCAAAACGGTGATGGAGGCGGTGGAGCGCGCGGCCGACGCCACCGGACGGAAGCTGATGTACGCGTTCAACATTACGGGGGACATCGACGAGCTGCGGGCGAATCACGATTTGGTCGTAAGCTCCGGCGGAACGTGCGTCATGGTGAGCATTTTGAGCGTCGGGCTGGCCGGGCTGGCCCATTTGAACGGCTATAGCGAGGTGCCGATTCACGGCCACCGCAATCAATGGGGGATGATGACGCGTGCGCCTTTGCTCGGCTTCGAGTTTACCGCGTATCAAAAGCTGTGCCGGCTCGCCGGCGCGGACCAGCTGCACGTCAACGGCCTGAACAGCAAGTTTTACGAAAGCAACGAATCGGTGCTTCGTTCGATCGCGGCGTGCACGACTCCGCTGTTCGGCGATTATCTCGCGATGCCCGTCGTCTCTTCCGCCCAGTGGGCGGGCACGGCCCCGGCGACCTACGAGGCGACCGGCAGCGTCGACGTCATGCACCTCGCCGGCGGCGGCATGCTGGCGCATCCGGACGGGCCGGCCGCCGGCTTCGAGAGCATGAAGCTCGGCTGGGAGGCGGCGGTCAAGGGCATCCCGCTGGACGAATACGCGCGCAGCCATCCAAGCCTCCGGCGGGCGATAGAAAAATACGGAAAGGGCTGA